In Caldisericia bacterium, the sequence CATCATTATATACAATTATAGTTGTATGATCAGGATTTCCATTATTATTCTGATCCATCATACAAATTGAACCAGGGACTGCATAAGGTCTATAATAAGTTAGATAACAATAATTACTCCACATGTAGTTATTTAAATCTGGACAATAAGTCCATGATGTAGTGTAAGGTCTCCATATTGAATCTGTTGGAATACCACCTGCACAAACTGATTGGGACACATAATTTGCACAATCACCACAAAAAGCAAGATAATTAGGATTATAATAATTAGTATCTTGGTATACCCAATCATTAGGGTCTGAACTACACCATATTTTTTTAGTTGTATTTGAAGTATACATATTAGCATAATTAACACAAATAGAAGGGTTATAATTATATTTAGTTTCTGAATTTTTAAAATTAAAATTCAAAAAATTCTTAATAAGATATTCATAAAATTCTTTTTCTAATTCAGAATAATTTTTAATTTCAATAGAATTTTCTGCTAATATATAGTTACCTAATGGATCTTCAATGTATAAACTTAATTTATCATTTTCTTTAATACCCTTAAATCTTATATTAAGTTCTTGTTGAATATTTATATAATTCTTTATATTTTCTACCCAATAATTAAGTTGTTTTTCTAAAAATACTTTCTTATAATTTGAAAAGGAATTTTCATTAAGAAATTTTTTATATGACTTTATTATAGGATGTTCTTCATAATTATTTAATTTTAAAGTATAATAGATTTTTACAAAATATGATAGATCATTATTATTAAATTCTTTGTTATAGATAATATCTTTGATAATATAAAT encodes:
- a CDS encoding amidase domain-containing protein yields the protein MKKILICLIILGLIGIIGFIGLILPLRYKLSNKVYCNNILSEDYLKDQIDNFIIRKFKDIYIIKDIIYNKEFNNNDLSYFVKIYYTLKLNNYEEHPIIKSYKKFLNENSFSNYKKVFLEKQLNYWVENIKNYINIQQELNIRFKGIKENDKLSLYIEDPLGNYILAENSIEIKNYSELEKEFYEYLIKNFLNFNFKNSETKYNYNPSICVNYANMYTSNTTKKIWCSSDPNDWVYQDTNYYNPNYLAFCGDCANYVSQSVCAGGIPTDSIWRPYTTSWTYCPDLNNYMWSNYCYLTYYRPYAVPGSICMMDQNNNGNPDHTTIIVYNDGSILKYSAHTHDRKQYILPTLSFPVWFLVFY